One window of the Halobacillus litoralis genome contains the following:
- the fliI gene encoding flagellar protein export ATPase FliI, whose product MNKQAYLNAIDQADTFKRFGKIHRVVGLMVESKGPEASIGDLCYIHPPTGNSEPIAAEVVGFNNENILLMPYKEVRDVSPGSLVEATGEPLKVKVGIGLIGNILDATGHPLDGSDLPSGLKMYPTEQNPPNPLSRPPIKEPIQVGVRAIDSLLSVGKGQRVGIFAGSGVGKSTLMGMIARNSSADLNVIALVGERGREVREFIENDLGEEGLKHSILVVATSDQPALMRVKGAYTATAISEYFRDLGYNVNLMMDSVTRFAMAQREIGLATGEPPTTKGYTPSVFALLPKLLERTGSSKEGTITAFYTVLVDGDDLNEPVSDTVRGILDGHFVLDRKLAEQGQFPAINILRSISRVMKQIASEEHLESAERLRALLATYEENSELIQIGAYKKGSSRDIDQAIHYHSSIISFLKQGIHEPSSFERSVEDLKELFV is encoded by the coding sequence ATGAATAAACAGGCATATTTGAATGCCATCGACCAAGCGGACACGTTCAAGCGCTTTGGGAAAATACACCGGGTTGTAGGTTTAATGGTTGAATCGAAAGGGCCTGAAGCTTCCATTGGAGACCTTTGCTACATTCACCCGCCTACAGGTAACTCCGAACCGATTGCTGCTGAAGTTGTCGGATTCAATAATGAGAACATTCTTCTCATGCCCTATAAAGAAGTGAGAGACGTAAGCCCTGGCAGCCTTGTAGAAGCGACCGGTGAGCCGCTGAAAGTCAAAGTAGGAATCGGTCTGATTGGTAATATTCTAGATGCGACAGGACACCCTCTTGATGGAAGCGATCTTCCAAGTGGTTTGAAAATGTATCCGACCGAACAGAACCCGCCAAACCCGTTATCACGGCCTCCAATCAAAGAACCGATCCAAGTAGGCGTGCGGGCGATCGATTCACTTTTATCTGTCGGCAAAGGGCAGAGGGTCGGTATATTTGCCGGGAGTGGAGTCGGAAAAAGTACACTGATGGGGATGATCGCCAGAAATAGTTCTGCAGATTTGAATGTGATCGCACTGGTCGGTGAGCGCGGGCGTGAAGTTCGGGAGTTCATTGAAAACGATCTCGGAGAAGAAGGGCTGAAACATTCCATCTTAGTTGTAGCTACTTCAGATCAACCTGCCTTGATGCGGGTGAAAGGTGCTTACACGGCAACCGCGATCAGTGAGTATTTTCGGGATCTTGGCTATAACGTGAACTTGATGATGGATTCAGTGACGCGCTTTGCAATGGCACAACGTGAAATTGGGCTGGCAACCGGAGAGCCTCCGACGACGAAAGGGTACACTCCCTCCGTTTTTGCATTGTTACCAAAACTTCTTGAGCGTACGGGTTCCAGTAAGGAAGGGACGATTACAGCGTTTTACACGGTGCTGGTAGATGGAGATGATTTGAATGAACCTGTTTCTGACACTGTCCGGGGGATTCTTGACGGTCACTTTGTTTTGGATCGTAAACTTGCGGAACAGGGACAATTCCCAGCCATCAACATTTTAAGGTCCATCAGTCGTGTAATGAAGCAAATCGCTTCGGAAGAACACTTGGAATCGGCGGAAAGACTGCGTGCATTGTTGGCCACATATGAGGAAAACAGTGAACTTATTCAAATAGGAGCATATAAGAAAGGCTCCAGCAGGGATATAGATCAAGCCATCCATTATCATTCTTCTATCATAAGTTTTCTTAAGCAGGGTATTCATGAACCATCGAGTTTTGAACGTTCTGTAGAAGACTTGAAAGAATTGTTCGTTTAG
- the fliJ gene encoding flagellar export protein FliJ produces the protein MADIQTFEKIKDIRDKEKREKQLFHQEAVDIFERKAEQLYDALKKKETAVHEFNRKLSEKTVQAGSFIQHQNYIARLEKKIDSLQPAVQQARVKMQQSQSKLTEAHVEVKKYETLIENKYLKYQNWVKSEENKHMDELSMQQYLNFQNR, from the coding sequence TTGGCGGATATACAAACATTTGAAAAGATCAAAGATATAAGAGACAAGGAAAAGCGTGAAAAACAGCTGTTCCATCAAGAAGCTGTAGATATTTTTGAAAGGAAAGCTGAGCAGTTATATGACGCATTGAAGAAGAAAGAAACCGCAGTCCACGAATTTAACCGCAAGCTTTCAGAGAAAACTGTGCAAGCAGGCTCATTCATCCAGCATCAAAACTATATCGCCCGCCTTGAAAAGAAAATAGATTCTCTTCAGCCTGCTGTCCAGCAAGCAAGAGTTAAAATGCAACAATCCCAATCAAAATTGACGGAAGCTCACGTAGAAGTGAAGAAGTACGAAACGTTAATTGAAAATAAATATCTAAAATACCAAAACTGGGTTAAGAGTGAAGAAAATAAGCATATGGACGAGTTGTCCATGCAACAGTACTTAAATTTTCAGAATAGGTGA
- a CDS encoding MotE family protein, whose protein sequence is MAKGVHNDKPKGNKIQKVFFAIVIPFIFLLTLTLIVLTLSGINVFEEAEKYAKKIPGVSEVTSTDEPASDPEEMDRLQAMVANKDVEIEQLQQDADQKQATIEEMDQQILKLEKELEDSLPEDGEDPNQKAKDLAASFQEMDPEEAAPIIGSMSQTLAVQVMREVSSEERGEILGQMDPEAAAEIASILLEE, encoded by the coding sequence ATGGCGAAGGGTGTACATAACGACAAACCAAAAGGAAACAAAATTCAGAAAGTCTTTTTTGCGATCGTCATTCCTTTCATATTTCTCCTTACCTTGACGTTGATTGTCCTGACATTGTCAGGAATCAATGTGTTCGAGGAAGCTGAAAAATATGCGAAAAAAATCCCTGGGGTTTCAGAAGTCACTTCTACCGACGAGCCAGCATCGGACCCGGAAGAAATGGATCGTTTGCAGGCGATGGTTGCCAATAAAGATGTAGAAATTGAACAATTGCAGCAGGATGCTGATCAAAAGCAAGCAACCATAGAAGAAATGGATCAACAGATTCTTAAACTCGAAAAGGAGCTTGAGGATAGCTTGCCGGAAGATGGTGAAGATCCAAATCAAAAAGCAAAGGATTTGGCGGCCTCTTTTCAAGAAATGGATCCTGAAGAGGCGGCTCCGATTATTGGGAGTATGAGTCAGACCTTAGCGGTGCAAGTGATGAGAGAAGTGTCTAGTGAGGAAAGAGGAGAAATATTAGGTCAGATGGATCCAGAAGCTGCTGCAGAGATTGCAAGTATTCTATTAGAAGAATAA
- the flgD gene encoding flagellar hook assembly protein FlgD gives MTKIDPSLYLQNQQTRGTGSNSLGKDDFLKILMAQIKNQNPLDPMKDKEFISQMTEFSSLEQMTNMSQSLQGFMDSQSMPPLIQYSGLIGKEVTYPVYDEESGLFDQMETEVVQAVNQKEGSTYLEMKSGETVPVESISKVSDLTESAGDEKAGD, from the coding sequence ATGACAAAAATAGATCCATCTCTCTATTTGCAAAACCAGCAAACTAGGGGAACAGGAAGCAATAGCCTCGGGAAAGATGATTTCCTGAAAATATTGATGGCCCAAATAAAGAATCAAAATCCGCTTGATCCGATGAAAGACAAGGAGTTCATTTCTCAAATGACAGAGTTCTCAAGCCTGGAACAGATGACGAATATGTCACAGTCGCTGCAAGGCTTCATGGATAGCCAAAGTATGCCCCCATTGATCCAGTATAGCGGTCTGATTGGTAAAGAAGTGACGTATCCTGTCTATGATGAAGAATCCGGGTTGTTCGATCAGATGGAAACAGAGGTTGTACAAGCTGTCAACCAGAAAGAAGGCAGCACCTATTTGGAAATGAAATCTGGTGAGACGGTCCCTGTCGAAAGCATATCAAAGGTCAGTGA
- a CDS encoding flagellar hook-length control protein FliK, protein MNPILSNLFSSPKLNLDKGIASVKEQGKDSPFQKLFSELKTLDSANLTEGLSQKEFSDELAALKKKLEQLMEKMENLTEEVGPLGNLIKLSEELLNDTESSLANLDTEKLGAIKAELEKLKAQWKELDLDTAAEESKQMTDLMIGVFDQLKLLQSMTGDNKQGSTGNDPIIFIAHPSMNGQSQHVAAKNTDSIENLHKLWQKFQQLVSPLLQAEASTELDAKTGTAIKDLLQQFSKLAESLHVQGKGDWGQLLAKVTKDGSAQEQKIFQQLMTTFQNRMNMPQSYHRQMPVTGKDIAKWVQQAVENNNSTEQASNIKNTNPTNQSVIPMTKVEQHVIHVNQNQDASSSQKQLLQQFERILNSSRMLSNKPGSMELQIKLRPANLGDLTVKFAQINGEMAVKILVSSQAAKEMLEGNMSQLRHMFSPQQVVVEKSDALNAQHLQQEFGWDEEQAFDEQSGGQADQSSEHKEEPDEDELTFHELLMNEKA, encoded by the coding sequence ATGAATCCGATTTTATCGAATCTTTTCAGCTCACCGAAACTTAATCTGGATAAAGGGATAGCTTCTGTAAAGGAACAAGGAAAAGATTCTCCCTTCCAGAAACTTTTTTCAGAGTTGAAAACGCTGGATTCAGCAAATCTGACTGAAGGATTGTCACAGAAAGAATTTTCAGATGAGCTAGCTGCATTGAAAAAGAAGCTCGAGCAATTGATGGAAAAAATGGAGAATCTCACAGAAGAGGTCGGCCCGTTGGGTAACTTAATCAAATTAAGTGAAGAACTGCTGAATGATACAGAGAGCTCCCTGGCGAACTTGGACACTGAGAAACTCGGAGCTATTAAAGCTGAGTTAGAGAAACTGAAAGCTCAGTGGAAGGAACTTGATCTGGACACAGCTGCTGAAGAGAGTAAGCAGATGACTGATCTCATGATTGGGGTTTTTGACCAACTCAAACTTTTGCAAAGTATGACAGGAGATAATAAACAGGGCTCCACTGGTAATGACCCCATTATATTTATTGCTCATCCCTCTATGAATGGACAATCACAACATGTTGCCGCAAAGAATACAGACAGCATAGAGAACCTGCATAAACTTTGGCAGAAATTCCAGCAACTTGTGAGTCCTCTGTTACAGGCAGAGGCTTCAACTGAACTTGATGCAAAAACAGGAACTGCCATCAAAGATCTGCTGCAACAATTCAGTAAGCTGGCAGAGTCGCTGCATGTCCAAGGGAAAGGTGATTGGGGGCAGTTGCTTGCGAAAGTGACAAAGGATGGAAGCGCCCAGGAGCAAAAAATCTTTCAACAGTTGATGACGACATTTCAAAACAGAATGAATATGCCGCAGAGCTATCATCGCCAAATGCCGGTAACTGGAAAAGACATAGCAAAATGGGTGCAGCAAGCTGTGGAAAATAATAACTCTACAGAACAAGCGTCAAATATAAAAAACACCAACCCTACAAATCAGTCAGTGATTCCAATGACGAAAGTGGAGCAGCATGTCATCCATGTCAACCAAAACCAGGATGCCTCATCTTCACAAAAACAGTTGCTTCAGCAATTTGAGCGCATTCTCAATTCAAGTCGGATGTTGTCGAATAAACCTGGCAGTATGGAATTGCAAATCAAACTCCGTCCAGCAAACCTTGGTGATTTGACAGTCAAGTTCGCTCAAATAAATGGGGAAATGGCTGTGAAAATCTTAGTCAGCAGCCAGGCAGCTAAAGAGATGCTTGAAGGAAATATGAGTCAATTGAGACATATGTTCTCACCACAACAGGTGGTAGTAGAAAAAAGTGATGCCTTGAATGCACAGCATCTGCAGCAAGAGTTTGGCTGGGATGAAGAGCAAGCGTTTGACGAGCAAAGCGGAGGCCAAGCTGATCAATCTTCCGAGCATAAAGAAGAACCTGATGAAGATGAGCTTACTTTTCACGAACTGTTAATGAATGAGAAAGCATAG